In Carya illinoinensis cultivar Pawnee chromosome 7, C.illinoinensisPawnee_v1, whole genome shotgun sequence, the following are encoded in one genomic region:
- the LOC122315086 gene encoding protein ALWAYS EARLY 2 isoform X4 has product MVEALYTTNRAYLSLPEGTASVVGLIAMMTDYYNILEESDSERESNGASASWKPLKHKRRKVQLSDSKDIFQSRSIASSDGYLSLLNRRNCDGAQPRAVRKRTPRFPVSFSHKKDVAETYASPSKRGRKLEVDTNDDKVARVAALTLAEASQRGGSPQISQTSYRRTEHITSSPAQSWERMHAQSDTAHAKLRDAAIDENWVVSSMRSRGAENGDFARDTSSLMDMEGVGTVEVHKQGRKFYRREKVEDIENDQYDDGCEACSGTEEGINFGSLQGKVDIEISNTKSDRFSVHGQRKRSKKLFFEDETMGFHALQTLADLSLSTMESESSVQLKEERIIFDMDYKSSAPEATSISHHEDKNILSGAKEKAVNAISRVDGTTSKMSKLVRDSSVDIIVTSEAKEELLPVDKPLKRKRKPTISKVLTEEENKPVVKAKRSGQSFTFSKQWKLSEGSLDIDHRRVEADLAVSAEQIPVANHASLSTKRRRRRKMSLPKLSTAEETKSYEKILKNRLKYSTSSHDKALLKEKLSCYLSSRMVRRWCTFEWFYSAIDYPWFAKREFVEYLNHVGLGHIPRLTRVEWGVIRSSLGKPRRFSEHFLHEEREKLRQYRESVRKHYNELRAGIREGLPTDLARPLSVGQRVIALHPKTRELYDGSVLTVDHDKCRVQFDSPEIGVEFVMDIDCMPLNPSDNMPEALRRQNFATGKFSLISKEPQINGHLSFEGSMMSASSGHMERVSSAVNSMLKQGKVDANHAVSQAKAAAIDIIQASNNQPCMLAQNQAREADIIALSEMNRALDRKEALLMELRSTNNDVVEKQNNGGCSLKDSEPFKKHYAMVLVQLKEASGQVSSALLDLRQRNTYPGNTLPPWMKLPTNSNVHCGLTSSDNSSISRESASSIVEIVKGSRLKAHTMVDAAIQAFTLRKEGEDAFVRIGQALDSFDNQQLTSDSRVPVIRRQQQDTGSLGNHSQMSFYTSEPLVTSDASVKRLCNDSDEIEAQIPSELITSCVAALLMIQTCTERQYPPADVAQILDSALTSLHPCCPQNLPIYREIQMCVGRIKTQILALIPT; this is encoded by the exons ATGGTAGAGGCTCTCTACACTACAAACCGG GCATACTTATCTTTGCCAGAGGGTACGGCTTCCGTGGTTGGTCTCATAGCTATGATGACAGATTACTATAATATCCTG GAAGAGAGTGATAGTGAAAGGGAGAGCAATGGCGCTTCAGCATCTTGGAAACCTCTGAAACACAAGCGGCGGAAAGTTCAGCTTAGTGACTCAAAAGATATTTTCCAGTCTCGGTCAATTGCATCAAGTGATGGATATTTATCTCTGCTGAACAGGAGAAACTGTGATG GTGCCCAGCCTCGTGCAGTGAGGAAAAGGACACCTCGGTTTcctgtttcattttcacatAAGAAAGACGTTGCAGAAACTTATGCTTCACCAAGTAAAAGAGGCCGGAAGTTAGAGGTTGATACCAATGATGACAAAGTCGCACGTGTGGCAGCATTGACATTAGCTGAGGCTTCACAGAGAGGAGGCTCTCCCCAGATTTCTCAAACATCATACAGAAGAACAGAACATATAACATCCTCACCAGCTCAGAGCTGGGAAAGAATG CATGCACAATCTGACACGGCTCATGCCAAGCTCCGTGATGCTGCCATTGATGAAAACTGGGTGGTAAGTAGTATGAGAAGCAGGGGAGCCGAAAATGGAGATTTTGCTAGAGATACTAGCTCCTTGATGGATATGGAAGGTGTAGGGACTGTTGAAGTTCATAAACAGGGGAGGAAGTTTTACAGAAGGGAGAAAGTGGAAGACATTGAAAATGATCAGTATGATGATGGATGTGAAGCCTGTAGTGGTACTGAAGAAGGAATTAACTTTGGTTCCCTTCAAGGAAAAGTTGATATAGAGATTTCAAATACAAAATCTGACCGATTCTCTGTACATGGTCAAAGGAAGAGAAGCAAGAAACTTTTCTTTGAAG ATGAAACTATGGGCTTCCATGCCCTGCAGACATTGGCTGATTTGTCTCTATCCACAATGGAATCTG AATCATCAGTTCAGTTGAAGGAAGAAAGAATAATTTTTGATATGGATTATAAATCCAGTGCACCAGAAGCTACATCTATTAGCCACCATGAAGACAAAAATATACTCTCAGGGGCGAAAGAGAAGGCAGTAAATGCAATCTCTAGGGTTGATGGCACAACCTCCAAGatgtcaaaacttgtgaggGACTCATCAGTTGATATTATTGTTACTTCTGAAGCAAAAGAAGAGCTTCTGCCTGTTGATAAACCGTTGAAACGAAAGCGCAAGCCCACTATATCAAAg GTCTTAACTGAAGAAGAGAATAAACCAGTGGTCAAAGCTAAACGCTCTGGTCAGAGTTTTACCTTCTCAAAACAATGGAAATTGTCAGAAGGTTCCTTGGATATTGATCATCGAAGAGTGGAGGCTGATTTAGCTGTATCAGCTGAACAAATTCCTGTGGCGAACCATGCTAGTTTATCAACTAAACGACGAAGGAGACGTAAAATGAGTCTACCGAAGTTATCAACCGCAGAAGAGACAAAGtcttatgaaaaaattttgaaaaatagactTAAATACTCCACCTCATCACATGACAAAGCCCTCCTAAAA GAAAAGCTTTCATGTTACCTTTCATCTCGTATGGTCCGTAGATGGTGCACTTTTGAATGGTTTTATAGCGCAATTGACTACCCTTGGTTTGCAAAAAGGGAGTTTGTGGAGTACTTAAATCATGTTGGACTGGGGCACATCCCAAGGCTCACTCGTGTCGAATGGGGTGTCATAAGGAG TTCTCTTGGTAAACCTCGGAGGTTCTCTGAACATTTTCTTCatgaagaaagagagaaacttaGGCAATATCGGGAATCTGTGAGAAAACATTATAATGAACTTCGTGCTGGTATTAGGGAAGGACTTCCAACAGATTTAGCCAGGCCTCTATCAGTTGGACAACGAGTAATTGCACTTCATCCTAAAACCAGAGAACTTTACGATGGAAGTGTGCTCACTGTTGATCATGACAAATGCAGGGTTCAGTTTGACAGTCCTGAGATAGGAGTTGAATTTGTCATG GATATTGATTGCATGCCTTTAAATCCGTCGGATAACATGCCAGAAGCTCTTAGGAGACAAAATTTTGCTACTGGAAAGTTCTCTCTTATATCAAAGGAGCCACAAATTAATGGACATCTGAGTTTTGAAGGATCTATGATGAGTGCTTCAAGTGGTCATATGGAGAGGGTTTCAAGCGCTGTGAATTCTATGCTAAAGCAGGGAAAG GTGGATGCAAACCATGCTGTTTCACAAGCTAAGGCAGCAGCTATTGACATCATTCAAGCTTCCAATAATCAACCTTGTATGCTGGCCCAGAATCAAGCTAGGGAGGCTGATATAATAGCTCTTTCTGAAATGAATCGTGCTCTAGATAGAAAG GAAGCATTATTGATGGAGCTTAGGAGCACAAACAATGATGTAGTGGAGAAACAAAATAATGGAGGCTGCTCTCTAAAGGATTCTGAACCTTTCAAGAAGCATTATGCCATGGTACTTGTACAGCTAAAGGAAGCCAGTGGCCAG GTTTCTTCTGCTTTGCTTGATCTAAGGCAGCGCAATACTTATCCAGGAAATACCCTACCTCCTTGGATGAAGCTTCCAACCAATTCCAATGTCCATTGTGGTCTTACAAGTTCTGATAACTCTTCTATATCTCGAGAATCAGCATCTAGCATAGTTGAAATTGTCAAAGGCTCAAGATTGAAAGCGCATACAATGGTAGATGCGGCTATTCAG GCATTCACATTGAGGAAAGAAGGGGAAGATGCTTTTGTGAGGATCGGACAAGCTTTAGATTCTTTTGATAACCAACAATTAACATCCGACTCTAGGGTACCAGTGATCAGGCGTCAACAGCAGGACACTGGCAGTCTAGGTAACCACAGTCAGATGTCTTTCTACACATCAGAGCCCCTTGTTACTAGCGATGCATCTGTGAAAAGGCTGTGCAATGATTCTGACGAAATTGAGGCACAAATCCCATCGGAGCTTATCACTTCCTGTGTTGCTGCTTTGCTCATGATACAG ACTTGTACTGAAAGACAGTATCCTCCAGCTGATGTGGCTCAGATATTAGATTCTGCTCTCACAAGTTTGCACCCATGCTGTCCTCAGAACCTTCCCATTTATAGAGAGATTCAAATGTGCGTGGGACGAATCAAGACCCAAATATTGGCTCTTATACCAACTTGA